A portion of the Kribbella jejuensis genome contains these proteins:
- a CDS encoding alpha/beta fold hydrolase, whose protein sequence is MTWIVVPGLAETPEEFARVVELLPDEDVRVIDPWSTPITSDVDTLRAAAGVPHDAELGLVGHSIGGLAVLRWALTRPDEVARLVLVDSSLTSETGWRPFYPGKPGDRAVRALARFLGRVGVPQRLGPAVRRLIMRLGSMSGHDLLSRETAQTRYGGRDSWLLFWDELAGSWELAAEVSKLVAAPIDSVPPTSLLVAVGGTSRFTAKGWLAGQQRLADALNGTVEVLPDSAHLVHLDRPDAIAATIKKALPSQHLG, encoded by the coding sequence ATGACGTGGATCGTGGTGCCCGGCCTGGCCGAAACTCCGGAGGAGTTCGCCCGGGTCGTCGAGTTGCTGCCGGATGAGGACGTTCGCGTCATCGACCCCTGGTCCACGCCGATCACGTCGGACGTGGACACGCTGCGGGCCGCGGCCGGCGTACCGCACGATGCCGAGCTGGGCCTGGTCGGGCATTCGATCGGCGGGCTCGCCGTACTGCGCTGGGCGCTGACGCGACCGGACGAGGTGGCACGGCTGGTACTGGTCGACAGCAGCCTGACGTCGGAGACCGGGTGGCGGCCGTTCTACCCCGGCAAGCCTGGCGACCGGGCGGTTCGTGCGCTGGCGCGGTTCCTCGGGAGGGTCGGCGTACCGCAGCGGCTCGGGCCCGCGGTACGGCGGCTGATCATGCGGCTCGGCAGCATGTCCGGCCACGACCTGCTGTCCCGGGAGACCGCCCAGACCAGGTACGGCGGGCGCGATTCGTGGCTGCTCTTCTGGGACGAGCTCGCCGGCAGCTGGGAACTCGCCGCCGAGGTGAGCAAACTCGTGGCCGCGCCGATCGACAGCGTCCCACCCACCTCGCTCCTGGTAGCGGTCGGCGGCACGTCCCGCTTCACCGCCAAGGGCTGGCTGGCAGGCCAACAGCGGCTGGCGGACGCCCTGAACGGAACGGTGGAAGTCCTGCCGGACTCCGCACATCTGGTCCACCTCGACCGGCCGGACGCGATCGCCGCCACCATCAAGAAGGCCTTACCGAGCCAGCACCTTGGCTAG
- a CDS encoding epoxide hydrolase family protein, with protein sequence MNDVQAFEAHATDAELGELRARLAAARLPEAETVYRPAPDPRRWDQGVPLADLVEVVEYWRTGYDWRPFEDRLNQLGQFRTIIDGLGIHFLHHRSARADATPLLLTHGWPGSIAEFVGIVDELADPEDGPAFHVVVPSLPGFGYSDKPTTTGWGTEKIAGAWVELMGRLGYDRFAAHGGDWGGVITTVLAGRFPEHVLGIHTTLAPGPPGLTTDRLTDDERRWTEETYDFWHHRAAYAKQQATRPQTIGYSLVDSPVGLLAWLLDKFADWSDTTDSPFERISRDRILDDVTLYWLTRTGASAARIYYESHNSLDPDLTVDVPAAITIYPADIEKYPRPWSEQRYRQIVRWNSPGAGGHFPSLEVPEYFVDDLREGLAKVLAR encoded by the coding sequence ATGAACGACGTGCAAGCATTCGAAGCCCACGCGACCGACGCCGAACTCGGCGAACTGCGCGCGAGATTGGCCGCCGCCAGGCTGCCCGAAGCCGAGACCGTCTATCGCCCCGCACCCGACCCGCGGCGGTGGGACCAGGGCGTTCCGCTCGCCGACCTCGTCGAGGTCGTGGAGTACTGGCGTACCGGGTACGACTGGCGGCCGTTCGAGGACCGGCTGAACCAGCTCGGCCAGTTCCGCACGATCATCGACGGTCTGGGAATCCACTTCCTGCACCACCGGTCCGCGCGTGCCGACGCCACTCCGCTGCTGCTGACCCACGGTTGGCCCGGCAGCATCGCGGAGTTCGTCGGCATCGTGGACGAACTGGCAGACCCGGAAGACGGACCGGCGTTCCACGTCGTCGTCCCGTCCCTGCCCGGCTTCGGGTACAGCGACAAGCCGACCACGACCGGGTGGGGGACCGAGAAGATCGCCGGCGCCTGGGTGGAGCTGATGGGCAGGCTCGGCTACGACAGGTTCGCCGCCCACGGTGGTGACTGGGGCGGCGTCATCACCACGGTTCTCGCGGGCAGGTTCCCTGAGCATGTACTCGGCATCCACACGACACTCGCGCCAGGACCGCCCGGGCTGACGACCGACAGGCTGACAGACGACGAGCGCAGGTGGACCGAGGAGACGTACGACTTCTGGCACCACCGCGCGGCGTACGCGAAACAGCAGGCGACCCGGCCGCAGACCATCGGCTACTCACTCGTCGACTCACCGGTCGGGCTGCTCGCCTGGCTCCTGGACAAGTTCGCCGACTGGTCGGACACCACGGACAGCCCGTTCGAGCGGATCTCCCGGGACCGCATTCTCGACGACGTCACCCTCTACTGGCTGACGCGGACCGGCGCCTCGGCGGCCCGCATCTACTACGAGAGCCACAACTCACTCGATCCCGACCTCACGGTCGATGTCCCCGCGGCGATCACGATCTATCCCGCCGACATCGAGAAGTACCCGCGACCGTGGTCGGAACAGCGGTACCGGCAGATCGTCCGCTGGAACTCGCCCGGCGCCGGCGGACACTTCCCGTCGCTGGAGGTCCCGGAGTACTTCGTCGACGACCTCCGAGAAGGCCTAGCCAAGGTGCTGGCTCGGTAA
- a CDS encoding CGNR zinc finger domain-containing protein, whose amino-acid sequence MRAGFPDFRLGAVLATSFTGTLSERHGEPVERIPTPDRLLDWLALYGLAVDACTGAQLDLARELRESIHAAATAAALQDGLPTAAVQVINDRSAQGRAAAVLTSEGTREWRIGSIDDALGVIAADAISIIAGERDGRLALCASPTCQAAFFDTSQSRTRRWCDMNTCGNRQKKARFNAKK is encoded by the coding sequence ATGCGTGCCGGTTTCCCTGACTTCCGCCTCGGTGCCGTGCTGGCGACGAGCTTCACGGGGACGTTGTCGGAGCGTCACGGGGAGCCGGTGGAGCGCATTCCCACGCCGGATCGACTCCTCGATTGGCTGGCGCTGTACGGCCTCGCCGTCGACGCGTGCACCGGCGCCCAACTCGACCTCGCCCGGGAACTGCGTGAGTCGATCCACGCGGCCGCGACAGCTGCCGCGCTTCAGGACGGTCTGCCCACCGCTGCCGTCCAGGTCATCAACGACCGCAGCGCCCAGGGTCGAGCCGCGGCCGTACTGACCTCCGAGGGCACGCGGGAATGGCGGATCGGCTCGATCGACGACGCGCTGGGCGTGATCGCCGCCGACGCGATCAGCATCATCGCCGGCGAACGCGACGGAAGGCTGGCGCTCTGCGCCTCTCCGACCTGTCAGGCAGCCTTCTTCGACACCAGTCAGAGCCGCACCCGCCGCTGGTGCGACATGAACACCTGCGGCAACCGCCAGAAAAAGGCCCGCTTCAACGCCAAGAAGTGA
- a CDS encoding ROK family transcriptional regulator, protein MAGKGSDMGKGTVGGGGTTMLRRINVASVLDAVRRSAPAPLRVAELVERTGLARPTVAQAVDELLDAGWLQQHGPDSADRSLGRPAIRVSLRGRAAPVLGLDVGPHRVTVGVSDLAGRKLSLVRRSGPGWTAQELLGVIGEVIKEALAEADVPAEDVAAAVAASPGIVDEHTGRVQLVPSVPGWSAVDLIKHVRGLLDCPVMLDNDANLAALAIAAARGGTGTLLAVQWGERLGAGIVIDGRLHRGTGAAGEIGFIATDTDDVINPDDSRGPLERAVGSEAIAALGRQAALDNPNSRLAELGGEQLDTADVFAAAAERDPVAQAVVQQVARTFARALAPSVLVLDPTAVVIGGGVARAGAVLLDAIADQLRLLTLNHPKLELSALAEDAVVTGAMRMALDEVWQRKLPTPAMTSTT, encoded by the coding sequence GTGGCAGGCAAGGGGTCGGACATGGGCAAGGGAACGGTCGGCGGCGGCGGTACGACGATGCTGCGGCGGATCAATGTCGCCTCGGTCCTGGACGCGGTCCGCCGATCCGCGCCCGCACCGCTGCGCGTCGCCGAGCTGGTCGAGCGCACCGGTCTGGCTCGGCCGACGGTCGCGCAGGCCGTCGACGAGCTGCTGGACGCCGGCTGGCTGCAGCAGCACGGCCCCGATTCCGCCGACCGTTCGCTCGGTCGACCGGCCATCCGGGTCTCGCTCCGCGGTCGCGCGGCTCCCGTGCTCGGGCTGGACGTCGGCCCGCACCGGGTGACCGTCGGCGTCTCGGACCTGGCAGGGCGCAAGCTCTCGCTGGTACGGCGCTCCGGACCGGGCTGGACTGCCCAGGAACTGCTCGGTGTCATCGGTGAGGTCATCAAGGAGGCCCTGGCCGAGGCCGACGTACCGGCTGAGGACGTCGCTGCCGCGGTCGCCGCGAGCCCGGGCATTGTCGACGAGCACACGGGTCGCGTGCAGCTGGTGCCGAGTGTGCCGGGCTGGTCTGCTGTCGACCTGATCAAGCACGTCCGCGGTCTGCTCGACTGCCCGGTCATGCTGGACAACGACGCCAACCTGGCCGCGCTCGCGATCGCTGCGGCCCGTGGCGGTACCGGCACGCTGCTGGCAGTCCAGTGGGGTGAGCGGCTGGGTGCGGGCATCGTGATCGACGGCCGGCTGCACCGCGGTACCGGGGCGGCCGGTGAGATCGGCTTCATCGCCACGGACACCGACGACGTGATCAACCCGGACGACAGCCGCGGTCCGCTGGAGCGCGCGGTCGGGTCGGAGGCAATCGCTGCGCTCGGACGTCAGGCCGCGCTGGACAATCCGAACTCACGGCTGGCCGAGCTCGGCGGGGAGCAGCTGGACACCGCCGACGTGTTCGCGGCTGCGGCGGAGCGTGACCCGGTCGCGCAGGCCGTCGTACAGCAAGTCGCCCGGACGTTCGCGCGCGCACTGGCTCCGTCCGTACTCGTCCTGGACCCGACTGCCGTCGTGATCGGCGGCGGCGTCGCCCGCGCAGGCGCCGTACTCCTGGACGCCATCGCGGACCAGCTCCGCCTCCTCACCCTCAACCACCCCAAACTGGAGCTGTCCGCCCTGGCCGAGGACGCCGTCGTCACCGGCGCGATGCGAATGGCCCTGGACGAGGTCTGGCAGCGCAAACTCCCCACCCCCGCCATGACCAGCACTACCTAG